In Paralcaligenes sp. KSB-10, the following are encoded in one genomic region:
- the mnmC gene encoding FAD-dependent 5-carboxymethylaminomethyl-2-thiouridine(34) oxidoreductase MnmC: MAISFEPLVPASVAFDAAGTPVSEQYGDVYHAELGALAQAEHVFLKGNQLPFRWRGRDTFTVCETGFGLGQNFLALWQAWRADPERSSRLHMVSFEAHPFSKEDLARVLLPRVPARFAGLAEQLVAVWPAALPGLHRLEFESGALTLTLAFGFVEKLARQLDARVDAYFLDGFAPQKNPEMWSPRLFGQLVRMANAGATAASWCCAGSVRRALTEAGFLVSKAPGFGRKREVTVATLRPSMRRDSASAVRGHSVLVVGGGLAGAGIAHSLALRGHAVTVLDPVFGQGVGASHKGHRSAALTPLISRDDDIRARLSRAGTLRALHRWQTLAEPARPLRCGTLELATDPQDALERQATLAHLSFPDSWVSWLEPEEASRRAGLSLARGGVFFTDGQLVRPEPLIEALLGRPGIRCQAVQVGSLEQSGPGQWLVRDAAGRELARASTLVLANAVQAKTLLAATPYTAALPKFFAMQALSGQVSHFSAPDTARLNPQLILGGVGYCLPAVDQICVGGSTYDADALVSSVTDRGHDEVIDKLNMLLNVSVSELRSALHNSGGWAGWRAVAAGRLPLIGELAQAPGLWLACGYGSRGLTWSALAGDIIAARLNHEPAPVERDLLRAIAPR, from the coding sequence ATGGCAATTTCTTTTGAGCCGCTGGTTCCGGCAAGCGTAGCCTTCGATGCGGCGGGCACTCCCGTGAGCGAGCAATATGGCGATGTTTACCATGCGGAACTGGGTGCTCTGGCGCAAGCCGAACATGTATTTTTAAAGGGCAATCAATTGCCCTTCCGCTGGCGCGGCCGGGACACATTCACCGTGTGTGAAACGGGTTTTGGCCTGGGGCAGAATTTTCTGGCGTTGTGGCAGGCCTGGCGCGCCGATCCGGAGCGTTCGTCACGCCTGCACATGGTGTCGTTCGAAGCCCATCCTTTTTCGAAAGAAGATCTGGCGCGGGTGTTGTTGCCGCGGGTTCCGGCCCGGTTTGCCGGACTGGCCGAGCAACTGGTCGCCGTGTGGCCCGCCGCGTTGCCTGGATTGCATAGGCTGGAGTTCGAGTCGGGGGCCTTGACCCTTACCCTGGCGTTCGGTTTCGTGGAAAAACTTGCCCGGCAACTTGATGCGCGGGTCGACGCTTATTTTCTGGACGGTTTTGCTCCACAAAAGAACCCTGAGATGTGGTCGCCCAGGTTGTTTGGCCAACTGGTCCGCATGGCCAATGCGGGGGCTACGGCGGCAAGCTGGTGTTGCGCAGGGAGCGTGCGCCGTGCATTGACCGAGGCTGGCTTTCTGGTCTCCAAGGCGCCGGGCTTTGGCCGCAAGCGGGAGGTAACGGTCGCGACCCTGCGGCCAAGCATGCGCCGCGATAGCGCCTCTGCTGTTCGGGGTCATTCTGTCCTCGTGGTGGGCGGCGGACTGGCGGGCGCCGGCATTGCCCACAGTCTGGCGCTTCGAGGCCATGCCGTCACCGTGCTGGATCCGGTCTTCGGACAGGGCGTGGGCGCAAGTCACAAGGGGCACAGGTCGGCTGCGCTGACACCTTTGATTTCCCGGGACGACGATATTCGTGCGCGCTTGTCCCGTGCCGGTACTTTGAGAGCCTTGCATCGCTGGCAGACTCTTGCCGAGCCGGCGCGTCCGCTGCGCTGTGGAACCCTGGAGCTGGCCACGGACCCGCAGGATGCGCTTGAGCGCCAAGCGACCTTGGCGCATTTGTCGTTTCCGGATAGCTGGGTGTCGTGGCTGGAGCCGGAGGAAGCTTCGCGCCGCGCGGGGCTTTCCCTTGCCCGGGGCGGGGTGTTTTTTACCGATGGCCAGTTGGTGCGGCCCGAGCCGCTCATTGAAGCGCTGCTTGGCCGGCCTGGCATTCGTTGCCAGGCCGTTCAGGTTGGCAGCCTGGAACAATCTGGGCCCGGGCAGTGGCTGGTGAGGGACGCGGCAGGCCGGGAACTTGCCCGGGCATCCACGCTGGTGCTTGCCAACGCGGTTCAGGCCAAAACCCTGCTGGCGGCTACACCGTATACTGCAGCCTTGCCCAAGTTTTTCGCCATGCAGGCGTTGAGCGGGCAAGTCAGTCATTTTTCCGCGCCGGACACAGCGCGACTCAACCCCCAACTCATACTCGGAGGAGTCGGTTATTGCCTACCGGCTGTAGACCAGATCTGTGTTGGGGGCAGTACCTACGACGCGGATGCCCTTGTCAGCTCTGTCACCGATCGGGGGCATGACGAGGTGATCGACAAATTAAATATGTTGCTGAATGTATCTGTTTCTGAATTGCGATCAGCGCTACATAATTCAGGCGGCTGGGCCGGATGGCGAGCGGTGGCGGCAGGGCGCTTGCCGCTGATAGGAGAACTTGCGCAGGCGCCCGGGCTATGGCTGGCGTGCGGCTACGGCTCACGCGGCTTGACGTGGTCGGCCCTGGCAGGAGATATTATTGCGGCGCGTCTCAATCATGAGCCGGCGCCGGTAGAGCGTGATTTATTGAGGGCAATTGCGCCTCGTTGA
- a CDS encoding RNA polymerase sigma factor, giving the protein MPLSIVKPHSSQDLSDTEIALRISQGDREALKALMRRYNQRLFRVARSVLRNDADAEEAVLEAFFLAYRAMGRFRGDSALSTWLTRIVVNESNKRLHKNKRLHAVLEYDDDLEHLGDQVLADTDESIYSQPEQAMVHVQTRHLIEAKIDLLPDVFRTVFVLRAVEEMTVDEVAQCLEIPPATVRTRYFRARGLLRKLLSQEIGHGLEDAFAFAGDRCDRIVAGVLARVDALRTNS; this is encoded by the coding sequence ATGCCATTGTCAATCGTAAAACCTCACAGCAGTCAGGATTTGTCCGATACCGAGATTGCGCTACGGATCTCGCAAGGAGATCGGGAAGCCCTGAAAGCCTTGATGCGGCGCTATAACCAGAGGCTGTTTCGAGTCGCCCGCAGCGTGCTGCGCAATGACGCCGATGCCGAGGAAGCGGTTCTTGAGGCGTTTTTCCTTGCTTATCGCGCCATGGGCCGATTTCGTGGAGACTCGGCCTTGTCGACCTGGTTGACTCGCATCGTGGTCAATGAGTCGAACAAGCGCCTGCATAAAAACAAGCGCCTGCATGCCGTGCTTGAGTACGACGACGATCTCGAGCATCTGGGCGATCAGGTGCTGGCGGACACCGATGAATCTATTTACAGCCAACCGGAGCAGGCCATGGTGCATGTCCAAACCAGGCATCTGATTGAGGCCAAAATCGATCTGCTGCCCGATGTCTTTCGTACAGTCTTTGTCTTGAGAGCCGTTGAGGAAATGACGGTCGACGAGGTGGCGCAGTGCCTGGAGATTCCTCCGGCAACCGTGCGTACACGCTATTTCAGGGCACGGGGCTTATTGCGCAAGCTGCTGTCCCAGGAAATCGGGCACGGGCTGGAAGATGCGTTCGCCTTCGCGGGCGACCGCTGCGACCGCATCGTGGCCGGCGTTCTGGCTCGTGTCGATGCTTTACGTACAAATTCATGA
- a CDS encoding M20 aminoacylase family protein, producing MKLVEPIVAWQAEIAAIRRDIHAHPELAYEEVRTADVVAKKLESWNIDTHRGLGVTGVVGTIHGKTQNGHAIGLRADMDALPMQELNTFGHASKNPGKMHACGHDGHTAMLLAAARYLAEHRDFDGTVHVIFQPAEEGFSGAKKMIDDGLFTLFPMDAVFGMHNWPGMEVGTFGVIPGPMMGSSNTFEIVLEGKGAHAAMPHLGVDPVMAAVQLAQSFQTILTRDLDPLDPAVLSITQIHAGSADNVIPNSASMRGTVRTFSDKALDIIEKRMSEITHLGCQAMNCKAEFTFHRKYPATVNHARETAFCANVLKGIVGQQGVNQSVRPSMGSEDFAFMLREKPGCYVWIGNGDGTHRTQGHGMGPCMLHNGSYDFNDDLLPLGASYWVELARSWLADAASH from the coding sequence ATGAAATTAGTTGAACCTATCGTTGCATGGCAAGCCGAGATCGCTGCGATCCGGCGCGATATCCACGCACATCCTGAACTAGCCTACGAAGAAGTCCGCACCGCCGATGTCGTGGCAAAAAAGCTCGAATCCTGGAACATCGATACGCACCGGGGCCTGGGTGTTACAGGCGTCGTAGGAACAATACACGGTAAAACGCAAAATGGCCATGCCATTGGCTTGCGGGCCGACATGGATGCGCTGCCCATGCAAGAACTGAATACCTTCGGGCACGCCAGCAAAAACCCCGGCAAGATGCACGCTTGCGGACACGACGGCCATACCGCCATGCTCCTGGCGGCAGCTCGCTATCTCGCCGAGCATCGCGATTTCGACGGCACCGTTCACGTTATTTTCCAGCCTGCCGAAGAAGGCTTCAGCGGCGCAAAAAAAATGATCGACGATGGCCTCTTCACGCTGTTCCCCATGGACGCCGTATTTGGCATGCATAACTGGCCGGGCATGGAAGTCGGCACTTTCGGCGTCATTCCAGGCCCCATGATGGGCTCCAGCAATACGTTCGAAATCGTCCTCGAAGGCAAGGGAGCGCATGCCGCCATGCCGCATCTGGGCGTCGATCCCGTCATGGCCGCCGTCCAACTGGCGCAGTCGTTCCAGACCATACTCACGCGCGACCTGGACCCCCTCGATCCCGCCGTACTCAGCATTACCCAGATTCATGCCGGTTCGGCCGACAATGTCATCCCCAACAGCGCCTCGATGCGAGGCACCGTCCGCACATTTTCCGACAAAGCCCTCGACATCATTGAAAAACGCATGTCCGAAATTACGCACCTGGGCTGTCAAGCCATGAACTGCAAAGCCGAATTCACGTTTCACCGCAAATATCCGGCCACCGTCAACCACGCCAGGGAAACCGCCTTTTGCGCCAATGTGCTCAAAGGCATCGTCGGCCAACAAGGGGTCAACCAGTCGGTACGGCCTTCCATGGGCTCCGAAGATTTTGCCTTCATGCTCAGGGAAAAACCCGGCTGTTATGTCTGGATAGGCAATGGCGACGGCACCCACCGCACCCAGGGGCATGGCATGGGGCCGTGCATGCTGCACAATGGCAGTTACGACTTCAACGACGACCTCCTCCCTTTGGGCGCGAGCTACTGGGTCGAACTGGCTCGAAGCTGGCTGGCCGACGCGGCTTCTCATTAA
- a CDS encoding TIM-barrel domain-containing protein has product MPPKSNLAHVTQLASLKFLTAKSTRADFSFDELQLQIEAHAPGVYRLRCAEAKALLDDKPGARARAHADMLLARHEPVGELAVSSITLADRRGWRLEQGDVVLEISSDPLQFLLYRGDRCVLRSEISATLGREALEGSNRWRLGLELDGDDALYGLGETAGDLDRRGERLVSDSPQDRALPLVWSTAGWGLYVNTFGRVEHDLGAADSDLYTVHLQDRIFDVFVFAGDPAEILNQYSALTGRAGQPGLWPMGVWLDQAPGQAVEATLKIVEDFRAGELALDAVRLAAPGIYGFQADKPAFEWDAHRVQDSRSMLARFQALNVQVAAPCFPGVLADTPLFGEWEDRGWLLIDDSSGAAHRFAGNTVTAGQRFGLLDLTNKDVYKLWAERQRQLVDEGLGAPDCVAQFDIPDGITARGGESGAVLRTMYPLLARRALFDAVAGHKTPQEGIICSTDLFPAAQRFPWQIGPRAGNSWAGLEHTLRTALSLGASGVPVQVHGLGSAAHSTATMSPELYIRWLAMNVFSANFSFQGVHGLLPEAFDAATRELVQHWLQWRYRLIPYVLGIIEDSVRTGLPVQRPMALAFPSDPVAHAWDTQYLLGPALLVAPAVQAGKESRVYLPEGEAWWDLNTGWRYEGGTTWTVEAGLNTLPVFGREGHMLCLGPTAQHTGEFNSARILDEVWMFGMPEHSPVVMRNKIRVMQMQGSSYIKGLEGLRILPSEGLEVKRRGAEVRISRAR; this is encoded by the coding sequence GTGCCGCCCAAGTCTAACCTTGCTCACGTGACGCAACTTGCTTCTTTGAAATTTCTGACGGCGAAATCCACGCGCGCAGATTTTTCGTTCGACGAGCTGCAGCTTCAAATCGAAGCCCATGCGCCTGGCGTATATCGTTTGCGCTGCGCCGAGGCCAAAGCCTTGCTCGATGACAAACCTGGCGCTCGCGCCCGGGCGCATGCCGATATGCTGTTGGCGCGGCACGAGCCGGTCGGCGAATTGGCCGTCAGCTCCATTACCCTGGCCGATCGCCGTGGGTGGCGCCTGGAGCAAGGCGACGTCGTTCTCGAAATATCGTCCGATCCCTTGCAGTTTTTGCTGTATCGGGGTGATCGCTGCGTGTTGCGCAGTGAAATCTCGGCTACGCTCGGACGCGAGGCCCTCGAGGGCTCCAACCGGTGGCGTTTGGGCCTGGAGCTCGATGGCGACGATGCCTTGTACGGTTTGGGCGAAACAGCCGGCGATCTGGATCGCCGCGGCGAACGCCTGGTTTCCGACTCCCCGCAAGATCGAGCCCTGCCTCTAGTCTGGAGCACGGCCGGCTGGGGGCTTTATGTCAATACATTTGGGCGCGTCGAGCACGATCTGGGGGCTGCGGATTCCGATTTATATACGGTGCATTTGCAAGACCGGATTTTCGATGTGTTTGTCTTTGCGGGCGACCCCGCTGAAATCCTCAATCAGTACTCGGCGCTTACCGGGCGTGCCGGGCAACCCGGCCTGTGGCCCATGGGCGTCTGGCTGGACCAGGCTCCGGGCCAGGCCGTCGAGGCCACATTGAAAATAGTGGAAGACTTCCGTGCCGGCGAGCTTGCACTCGATGCCGTCCGTCTGGCGGCCCCGGGTATTTACGGTTTTCAGGCAGATAAGCCGGCATTCGAATGGGATGCGCACAGGGTGCAGGATTCGCGCAGTATGCTGGCGCGGTTTCAGGCATTGAATGTGCAAGTGGCGGCTCCTTGCTTTCCAGGCGTTCTTGCCGATACTCCCCTGTTCGGAGAGTGGGAGGATCGCGGCTGGCTGCTCATTGACGACTCCAGTGGCGCTGCGCACCGTTTTGCGGGCAATACGGTAACCGCCGGCCAGCGTTTTGGGCTGCTCGATCTGACCAATAAAGATGTATACAAACTATGGGCCGAGCGCCAGCGTCAACTGGTGGACGAGGGCCTGGGGGCTCCGGACTGCGTTGCCCAGTTCGATATTCCCGATGGCATCACTGCCCGTGGGGGCGAGTCGGGGGCGGTTTTGCGCACGATGTACCCACTGTTGGCGCGCCGAGCCCTGTTTGACGCTGTCGCAGGCCACAAGACCCCTCAGGAAGGGATCATATGCAGTACAGATCTGTTCCCTGCCGCCCAGCGCTTTCCCTGGCAGATCGGACCTCGGGCCGGCAATAGCTGGGCGGGCCTGGAGCATACCTTGCGCACGGCTTTGTCACTGGGGGCCAGCGGTGTTCCTGTGCAAGTGCATGGCTTAGGGTCGGCGGCGCATTCCACCGCGACCATGAGTCCCGAACTGTACATACGCTGGCTGGCCATGAATGTCTTTTCCGCCAACTTCAGCTTTCAGGGCGTACACGGCTTGTTGCCGGAGGCCTTCGACGCGGCAACGCGCGAGCTGGTCCAGCATTGGCTGCAGTGGCGTTATCGCCTGATTCCGTACGTGCTGGGTATTATCGAAGATTCGGTACGTACGGGCCTGCCTGTGCAACGCCCCATGGCGCTGGCTTTCCCGTCCGATCCCGTGGCTCATGCATGGGACACGCAATATCTGCTGGGACCGGCCTTGCTGGTGGCGCCGGCGGTGCAGGCCGGCAAGGAATCCAGAGTGTATTTGCCCGAAGGCGAGGCCTGGTGGGATTTGAACACGGGTTGGCGCTACGAGGGCGGCACTACCTGGACGGTCGAAGCCGGGCTGAATACCCTGCCGGTGTTCGGGCGTGAAGGGCATATGCTGTGCCTGGGGCCAACCGCCCAGCATACCGGCGAATTCAACTCAGCCCGGATTCTGGATGAGGTCTGGATGTTCGGGATGCCCGAACACAGCCCTGTTGTCATGCGCAACAAGATACGTGTCATGCAGATGCAAGGTTCCAGCTACATCAAGGGGCTGGAAGGTCTGCGCATACTTCCATCGGAAGGCCTGGAGGTCAAGCGCCGGGGGGCCGAAGTGCGTATTTCCAGGGCGCGGTAG
- a CDS encoding ferritin-like domain-containing protein: protein MSFLDFIDTSTSQSSRRAFLGKSGMLLSGTAVALLAGREALAKGTKGSAASDARILNTALGAELEAIAAYQLGAESGLLQKPVLDLAVTFQGHHKQHAELLSKTIVTLGGKPVVAKSKYTFPTDKLKTQTDVLRFASLLEKGAVSAYLGAVPIFDNRDLAKAAASILGDESMHWAILRNALGEPPVPSAFMS, encoded by the coding sequence ATGTCGTTTCTTGATTTTATTGATACCTCCACCTCGCAAAGCTCACGCAGGGCTTTTCTGGGCAAATCCGGCATGCTTTTGTCGGGTACGGCGGTTGCGCTGCTTGCCGGCCGGGAGGCCCTGGCCAAAGGAACGAAGGGTTCAGCCGCTTCGGACGCGCGAATTCTGAACACGGCGCTGGGTGCCGAACTGGAGGCCATTGCTGCGTACCAATTGGGTGCGGAAAGCGGCTTGTTGCAAAAGCCCGTGCTCGATTTGGCTGTCACCTTTCAAGGGCATCACAAGCAGCACGCGGAACTGCTTTCCAAGACCATTGTGACCCTGGGCGGCAAGCCGGTGGTGGCCAAGTCCAAATACACATTCCCGACCGACAAGCTGAAAACGCAAACCGATGTGCTGCGTTTTGCGTCCTTGCTGGAAAAAGGAGCTGTCAGCGCCTATCTGGGGGCCGTACCTATTTTCGACAATCGCGATCTGGCCAAGGCAGCCGCCAGCATCCTGGGCGACGAGTCCATGCATTGGGCGATTTTGCGCAATGCCTTGGGCGAACCCCCCGTTCCTTCGGCTTTCATGTCATGA
- a CDS encoding acyl-CoA thioesterase, whose product MPATILPTPSRHAVLRVVPMPADANMHGDVFGGWIMAQVDIAGSIPAARRAAGRVATIAVNAFTFKQPVFVGDLLSFYAEIIKVGTTSVTVAVEVYAERQRLQFEVVKVTEATLTYVATDEQRRRRPLPPV is encoded by the coding sequence ATGCCCGCCACCATCCTGCCCACCCCGTCGCGGCACGCCGTGCTGCGCGTTGTCCCCATGCCTGCCGACGCCAATATGCACGGTGATGTATTCGGAGGCTGGATCATGGCGCAAGTCGATATAGCCGGATCGATCCCCGCGGCCCGCCGGGCCGCCGGACGCGTGGCAACCATCGCCGTCAATGCCTTTACCTTCAAGCAACCTGTTTTTGTCGGCGACCTTCTCAGCTTCTATGCGGAAATCATCAAAGTCGGTACTACCTCGGTTACGGTTGCCGTCGAAGTCTACGCCGAACGCCAACGCCTGCAATTCGAAGTCGTCAAGGTAACCGAAGCGACCCTGACTTACGTCGCCACCGACGAGCAGCGTCGGCGCCGCCCCCTTCCACCCGTTTGA
- a CDS encoding AMP-binding protein, with amino-acid sequence MEKPWLLHYPKDVPAEINTGNYSSLVDLLDQACKKHADRRALTLMGRSLLYRDLDRHADAVAAWIQQQGLPAGSRVALMMPNAMPYMVVFMGVLRAGMVAVNINPMYSERELEHQLQDCRPELIFILENFAATLAAVPGDQQPGRVVIVSLGDLLGFKGRLVDLVVRYVKRLIPPYSLAGALRFRVVLEQGAKAAFTRPVVAMDDLAVLQYTGGTTGVPKGAMLTHRNLVANVLQVRAVARPALGDLSGEPLTILSALPLYHIFALTVCGLFAVHAGMCSVLIVNPRDLSTIVQAWRRDPIHIFPAVNTLFNGLANRTEFAALDFSALRLCFGGGAAVQRAVAEKWQQITGKPLIEGYGLSETSPVVCVNPTDAGEYSGDIGFPLPSTDIVLFDNQEQPVALGEPGEVGIRGPQVMKGYWQRPDETAQSFTKDGFFKSGDIGIMSEQGRIRLVDRKKDMILVSGFNVYPSEIEEVVAAHPGVLECAAIGLPDARTGEMVKLYVVKKDQSLDERQLRDWCAERLAAYKRPHRIEFRTELPKSNVGKILRRALRDEASQGVVA; translated from the coding sequence ATGGAAAAACCGTGGTTGCTGCACTATCCGAAAGACGTCCCGGCTGAAATAAATACCGGAAATTACTCTTCGCTGGTGGATTTGCTGGATCAGGCCTGCAAGAAGCACGCAGACCGGCGCGCCCTGACATTGATGGGCCGCAGCCTGCTTTATCGCGACCTCGATCGGCATGCCGATGCGGTGGCCGCCTGGATACAGCAGCAAGGCCTGCCCGCGGGCAGCCGCGTCGCTCTGATGATGCCCAATGCCATGCCCTATATGGTGGTTTTCATGGGGGTTTTGCGTGCGGGCATGGTGGCTGTCAATATCAATCCCATGTATAGCGAGCGCGAGCTCGAACACCAGCTCCAGGACTGCCGTCCGGAATTGATTTTCATTCTGGAAAATTTTGCCGCCACCCTGGCCGCGGTTCCGGGCGATCAGCAGCCAGGGCGGGTGGTCATTGTGTCGCTGGGCGATTTGCTGGGATTCAAGGGGCGCCTGGTCGATCTGGTGGTGCGCTACGTCAAGCGGCTGATTCCCCCTTATAGCCTGGCGGGGGCACTGCGTTTTCGCGTGGTGCTGGAGCAGGGCGCCAAAGCCGCCTTTACGCGGCCCGTGGTGGCGATGGACGACCTGGCGGTGCTGCAGTACACGGGAGGCACCACCGGCGTGCCCAAGGGCGCCATGCTGACTCACCGCAACCTGGTGGCCAATGTGTTGCAGGTCAGGGCGGTAGCCCGCCCGGCGCTGGGCGATCTGTCGGGCGAGCCCCTGACCATCTTGAGCGCCTTGCCTCTTTATCATATTTTTGCGCTGACGGTCTGCGGGCTGTTTGCCGTGCACGCGGGCATGTGCAGCGTACTGATTGTCAATCCGCGCGATTTATCCACGATCGTGCAGGCATGGCGCCGTGATCCGATTCATATCTTTCCCGCTGTCAACACCTTGTTCAATGGTTTGGCCAATCGGACCGAATTTGCCGCCCTGGATTTTTCCGCCTTGCGCCTGTGTTTTGGCGGAGGAGCGGCCGTACAACGTGCCGTGGCCGAAAAATGGCAGCAAATCACAGGCAAGCCGCTTATTGAAGGATACGGCCTGTCCGAGACATCGCCTGTCGTGTGTGTCAACCCAACCGATGCCGGCGAATACTCCGGGGATATCGGTTTTCCCCTGCCGTCCACCGACATTGTCCTGTTCGATAATCAGGAACAGCCTGTGGCCCTGGGCGAGCCCGGCGAGGTAGGCATACGCGGCCCCCAGGTCATGAAGGGGTACTGGCAGCGTCCCGACGAAACGGCCCAGTCTTTTACCAAGGATGGATTTTTCAAGAGCGGCGATATCGGCATCATGAGCGAGCAAGGGCGAATCCGCCTGGTCGATCGCAAAAAAGACATGATTCTGGTTTCGGGATTCAATGTCTATCCCAGCGAGATCGAAGAGGTCGTGGCCGCTCATCCGGGCGTGCTGGAGTGCGCGGCAATAGGCCTGCCCGATGCGCGCACCGGTGAAATGGTCAAGCTCTATGTAGTAAAAAAAGATCAGTCCCTGGACGAACGGCAGTTGCGGGACTGGTGCGCCGAGCGGCTGGCGGCGTACAAGCGTCCGCACAGAATCGAATTCCGTACCGAGCTGCCCAAAAGCAATGTGGGCAAGATTTTGCGGCGAGCGCTGCGCGATGAGGCGTCGCAAGGCGTTGTTGCCTGA
- a CDS encoding inositol monophosphatase family protein, protein MPIPRLNLSESLDAAVTASRAAAAILQSYAHNRSDLVINKKARNDLVSQADREAEIAIIDLLRERTPDFGIVAEESGGKTAGKATWYIDPLDGTTNFLHGIPHYAVSIALIAHAGAILDDQPLEQDTPVIGVVYDPNREEIFTAMHGVGAWLNEYRISCSQTRDLSEAVLATGFPFRDFSFAEQYMPTLHEAINTTRGVRRLGAAALDLAWTACGRYDGYWEMGLAPWDVAAGTVIVREAGGVAEDMHHIDPWPIKGYVYAGNPDTASAIDAMIRPHLKPR, encoded by the coding sequence ATGCCAATACCACGCCTCAATCTCAGCGAATCCCTTGACGCCGCGGTTACCGCCTCTCGTGCAGCAGCGGCGATTCTGCAATCCTACGCCCACAATCGATCCGACCTGGTCATCAACAAGAAAGCCAGAAACGATCTGGTGTCCCAAGCCGATCGGGAAGCGGAAATCGCTATTATCGACCTGTTGCGTGAACGCACGCCCGACTTTGGCATCGTGGCGGAAGAATCCGGCGGAAAAACAGCGGGTAAAGCGACCTGGTACATCGATCCCCTCGATGGCACCACCAATTTCCTGCATGGCATACCCCATTATGCGGTTTCGATAGCGCTGATTGCGCACGCCGGGGCAATCCTCGACGATCAGCCCCTGGAGCAGGATACGCCTGTAATCGGGGTCGTCTACGATCCGAACCGCGAAGAAATATTTACCGCCATGCACGGCGTGGGCGCGTGGTTGAACGAGTACAGGATCTCATGCTCGCAAACTCGCGACCTGAGCGAGGCAGTACTGGCCACAGGATTTCCATTCCGGGATTTCTCCTTTGCCGAGCAATACATGCCCACCTTGCATGAAGCCATTAACACCACACGCGGAGTACGGCGATTAGGGGCGGCCGCGCTCGATCTGGCCTGGACCGCCTGCGGCCGCTACGACGGCTATTGGGAAATGGGCCTGGCTCCCTGGGACGTGGCCGCGGGGACGGTCATCGTGCGCGAAGCAGGTGGAGTAGCCGAAGATATGCATCACATCGACCCTTGGCCCATAAAAGGCTATGTGTACGCCGGCAATCCCGACACGGCATCCGCCATCGATGCCATGATCCGGCCTCATTTGAAGCCGCGCTGA